GCCAGCAGTAAAACAGTCTAAAGATGGTAAATGCAGACTGTAGACTCATTTTATGCATGATATCtgtttttatataaatttcaaaGCATTCCGTAGAAAGGAAACAAATGAATGAATTGATGTTGAAAATTTTCAAGTCCCACCTGTCGTATAGGCTCTGGCACACGATACTGGCAAGTCATTTTAACAATTTCAATTGCAGTATCAAGTGATATACGGTGACCAATCGAAATAAATATAGGTTTCACAGAACCCTCAGTTGACCTCATTGCCTGTTAAAGAAACcaaaaagatgatgatgatgataataataataataataataataataataataataataataataataataataataaggttaATTTGAAGCACATTGTTGTGAAGCAATCTTTTCAAGAAGAGAAAATCATTGCATACAAAAACAGATCCTTCCTTCACATTTATAAActctatttaaattttaataccaTATATGTGGCAATCACATATGCTTAGAGCCAAGCTAGATGCTGCAGTGCAAATTTTCATATGGATAGTGTGACTAGAAAGCAACTAGAATCCATAATCAATTGAAAAGAACATCTCAGGTTAGTGGCTCCGGTATAGTGACAAGTTAAAGACATAATTGCCATAAGGGTACATACTACATAGACAAGAAGCAAATGCAATAATTACATACAAATGGTCAATCCCAGAAAGAGTTGATGTATCTAGGATTGAAGTACTGATCTAGGAAGCTTTTAATTTCCCTAAAAATGATATAGCAGTTCAATAGTAAAAGAAATCTCACTCTCTCTCCGTCTCATTATTTGATTTATCAAGAGACTTGAAATTTTCGCTTAAAGCAGAAATAAAACATATGTTAAAGTATATCTTACCGCACCACATATGCGCCCAGAGCGTCctttcaaaataataaaattttcaccACTTTTTACTTTGGCTTGAAGACATTTTTTCACTCCAGATTCAGTAAGCCCATCTACGAAATGCAGCTAAAACGTATTGAAATTGCAAATTTGTCATGATTAAGCCTTAAAAATGAAAAGCAAAATTAGGGAATAAGTCGTGAGATAAAAATGGCAGTTGAAATTTTTTGATTCCCAGATCAGCAgagaatgtaatataaaacttAAGAACTTGGCTTTTTACTTGAAGAAAAGTGACTACTATAATCAGAACTCACTTTCTTTCCAATCCCAATAGTAGGAAGATTGGCCAGAACGCCTAGATGACAAGCCAAGCCAAAGCCTACATAATAAAGTTTTATGGTTTATAGATATTATCCAACAGAGAAAAGTATAGGTAAGAACTTTAAACAAAGCAGTATATGTAGGTTCAGCGGACATCCTGGAATATTTTTGATGCAGACAACATATATAAACACAGGCAGACATAATTACATATACACATACAGTTTATTcataaatatagataaaataaaagCATTAAgatcaataaaaatattatttattttaaaacaacttttttttttactttttcatgCAACATGGTATGAATCACAGGGATAATGATCTTCTTcctcttttcctttgtttttatttattttttttttattttcaggaATAACAAAAAGATTGTTTCTCTTTTCTTTACAAGGtgccaataaaaaaattaaaaaaaaaaaaaaaaaaaaactagaactTCTTATGGTGCAATTTACAATTGTTCTCAACGATTTATTAGTTTTTGAAATCATAGCATGATTTTCTTAGTTTCAATATCATCAAATACACCTCTCTCAATGCCAGTACTGATGTATTAAAGTTAGTTAGTAGCTGTGGTGAATTGAACTTAGAAAATGTGAAGAGTTTTTGGTAGGTAACTGCGCAAAATCTGGGAGAGGGGGGGTGTAAAAGAGGATTTGACTCAACAGTAAATCTGCCAATGCACCGGTAGCTGTTTCATATCAACCACAGCTTCAGTGATGCCTTGAATTGTATATGGACTATGCTTCTACCAACATAAGTAGGAGAAGGAAAGTCAAAACTTCCTAATCCTTTAAATGCATATGTTTGTATATATAATCCCGCGAATGAACAAGTAAATAACTCATAAATAGTTATTGCATATCTGATAAAAAGCCTgactaaaatacaaaatttataaaTGAATGCCAACTGGGGTTAGCTCAGTTCAAATATTcaagttcatatatatatatatatatatatatatatatatatatatatatatatatatgatgcacAATAAGAAATTGAATATTTCACGGAGATTTAAGGAAAAGACACTTGCCTCGAGGATGAAGTATCCCATTGCCATCAACCATTACTAACTGTTGAATCAAATAAAGGGTCTCCAATTAGATGAAATGTTTCAGATTCTCAAGTATATGGCACGGTGATTAAAAAAAGCAAGTAGCAGGGGACATCGAGGAGGAGAAATTGGTACTGTAATGAATACCTGAGGGTAGTAAGGATTGTTATTATTTCTCATCTTTTCAAGAAGCTGTAGAAGTACTGGAGCCTGAATTAGGAGAAAAGCAGCAAATGCATCAGAGACTGGGTTACTATCGCCGCTTTGAAAAAATATACAATTAAATTGAACATCAGATAGCAAGTTGCATAAACCATTGAATTATATGCATATCACCATATAAATAGAGTAAAACATGTCCAAATAAAACCAAAGCGGCACTCTCCATGCGGATAGAATCAAAAATAGTTACAAAGAATTGAAATTGGGAACCTCTCTGAATGCAAGGAAGCCAGCAATATAAGGAACATCAAGCCTGACATGAGCAGACTCTTGGTACACCACTTTGCTAGTGCGAAAATCCAAAACAACGAGCGTCCCGCATGCAATTGATTGGTCTTCCTTTAAGCAACTCACATCAACACCACCAATATACTTCAAGACCGCTTGATCATCTTCTTTACCGGTGGATGTGCTTCCAGGTATGGGTAGCTTCCATGAGAAATCATCCTCAGTGATTAACCTCTCCTTGAGCGAATTCTGAATCCTGCAAAATGACCCATGTGGGTAGTGATAGGGAATTGAATTCAACATTGCAACAAATAAAAGCAGAGTCCAACATCATGATCCAATTTTTTCTTTAAAGAATTGATTGAGGAAATGCTATAATTCCATAGTTACATACTCTTTCCACCTCTGCAAAATGCCTGATGTTGAGGTCGACGTTGACGCTGATGCTGATGATGACGATGATGCTTCCCCTCCTCCACCGTacattttttcataaaaattagttTATACACTATTTGCTCAGTTGCTGTGAAATTGCAATTTATGCTTTACAGTGATCTTCACAAGCAACAAGAACAGGCAATACACAGTACTCACTACCCATTTAACGCAAAACTATCATCTCCTCCTAATTT
The Hevea brasiliensis isolate MT/VB/25A 57/8 chromosome 15, ASM3005281v1, whole genome shotgun sequence genome window above contains:
- the LOC110668893 gene encoding uncharacterized protein LOC110668893 isoform X2, with amino-acid sequence MYGGGGEASSSSSASASTSTSTSGILQRWKEIQNSLKERLITEDDFSWKLPIPGSTSTGKEDDQAVLKYIGGVDVSCLKEDQSIACGTLVVLDFRTSKVVYQESAHVRLDVPYIAGFLAFREAPVLLQLLEKMRNNNNPYYPQLVMVDGNGILHPRGFGLACHLGVLANLPTIGIGKKLHFVDGLTESGVKKCLQAKVKSGENFIILKGRSGRICGAAMRSTEGSVKPIFISIGHRISLDTAIEIVKMTCQYRVPEPIRQADKRSRGYVQKPQQILKQFNCLNLKENNNQVRNGLVVTGQGTSQGRGRVQGRGAGLGKGRWEDRGQVEKEGKGQREQERGHIQERGEGQSNWRGYGYGRGTGPTGRGKGIGQGRGREGKWVNNCEQVWIRKE
- the LOC110668893 gene encoding uncharacterized protein LOC110668893 isoform X1, coding for MYGGGGEASSSSSASASTSTSTSGILQRWKEIQNSLKERLITEDDFSWKLPIPGSTSTGKEDDQAVLKYIGGVDVSCLKEDQSIACGTLVVLDFRTSKVVYQESAHVRLDVPYIAGFLAFREAPVLLQLLEKMRNNNNPYYPQLVMVDGNGILHPRGFGLACHLGVLANLPTIGIGKKLHFVDGLTESGVKKCLQAKVKSGENFIILKGRSGRICGAAMRSTEGSVKPIFISIGHRISLDTAIEIVKMTCQYRVPEPIRQADKRSRGYVQKPQQILKQFNCLNLEPSVSWKTITGNHTFNHLKENNNQVRNGLVVTGQGTSQGRGRVQGRGAGLGKGRWEDRGQVEKEGKGQREQERGHIQERGEGQSNWRGYGYGRGTGPTGRGKGIGQGRGREGKWVNNCEQVWIRKE